A genomic window from Streptomyces sp. MST-110588 includes:
- a CDS encoding AsnC family transcriptional regulator — translation MLVLDDLDRGLIHALQVDARAPFTLVAEVLGSSTQTVVRRYRRLCAQAGLRVVALPTPRSAGTLQWFVRLTAATRSAHDIAVALARRPDTSWVRLTSGGTEIAAIIHTPPTGPDAHALLLRDIPRTAGITSVSAHHLLHTYLGGPTVWRGRVNVLDEDQQARLRAGRDTTGTGGHAPAPESEPYDPSAPCEPCEPYVLTDADRALLGALREDARISYADLAAATGVSAATAARRLAELRARGAFFFDVDVEPALLGVTVSALLWMQVVPAHLDAVATALAGHEELAVVAATTGPTNLVAHALCRDAEALHAYLTRRVAWEAVTRIETAPVLRTYKAAATLRTTLAP, via the coding sequence ATGCTCGTACTGGATGATCTGGACCGGGGACTGATCCACGCTCTCCAGGTGGACGCGCGGGCGCCGTTCACTCTCGTCGCCGAGGTGCTCGGCTCCTCGACGCAGACCGTCGTCCGCCGCTACCGGCGCCTGTGCGCGCAGGCCGGGCTGCGGGTGGTGGCGCTGCCGACGCCGCGCAGCGCGGGCACGCTCCAGTGGTTCGTACGGCTGACGGCCGCGACCCGCAGCGCGCACGACATCGCGGTGGCGCTCGCGCGCCGGCCGGACACCTCATGGGTACGGCTCACGTCCGGCGGCACGGAGATCGCGGCGATCATCCACACGCCACCGACCGGCCCGGACGCACACGCGCTGCTGCTGCGCGACATCCCGCGTACCGCCGGCATCACCTCGGTCTCCGCCCACCACCTGCTGCACACCTACCTCGGCGGGCCGACCGTGTGGCGGGGGCGGGTGAACGTCCTGGACGAGGACCAGCAGGCCCGGCTGCGGGCCGGACGGGACACCACCGGCACGGGCGGGCACGCCCCGGCCCCTGAGAGCGAGCCGTACGACCCGAGCGCACCGTGTGAGCCGTGTGAGCCGTACGTGCTGACCGACGCGGACCGGGCGCTGCTGGGCGCGCTGCGCGAGGACGCGCGGATCAGCTACGCGGACCTGGCGGCGGCGACCGGCGTCTCGGCGGCGACGGCGGCCCGCAGGCTCGCCGAACTGCGGGCGCGCGGCGCGTTCTTCTTCGATGTGGACGTGGAGCCGGCGCTGCTGGGTGTCACGGTGTCGGCGCTGTTGTGGATGCAGGTCGTCCCGGCGCACCTGGACGCGGTGGCGACCGCGCTGGCGGGCCACGAGGAACTGGCGGTGGTCGCGGCGACGACCGGGCCGACGAACCTGGTCGCGCACGCGCTGTGCCGGGACGCCGAGGCGCTCCACGCGTACCTGACGCGGCGCGTGGCGTGGGAGGCGGTGACGCGCATCGAAACGGCGCCGGTGCTGCGTACGTACAAGGCGGCGGCGACCCTGCGGACAACTCTGGCGCCCTGA
- a CDS encoding MFS transporter, giving the protein MSRAMGSTPGTGRSTTGTPTNRTSAGAPAAPGAPSPAGPPAEPYRWRWIALAALLAAEAMNLLDATIVQVAAPVIHTELGGPDAGIPWFSASYTLAFALGLLTGARLGDIHGRKRVFRAGVLAFAATSLACALAPTTAVLITLRALQGGAAAVLVPQTFGLIRAMFTGSELPRALGTIGPVMGLSAVAGPALGGLLTHADLLGSSWRAVFLVNLPLAAAVLAVLPRLREDRAPVRPRLDPAGTVLAMLGTALLVCPLATGHPGPAAWVTAAAGAAVLAVFVAQQRRTARRGRAPLIEPALLRGRAFPAALATSTLFFAVVNGVMTTVVLHLELGLHDGPLTAGLTLLPWSTGLAVASWAAGSHLVPRYGARVMHAGLATVAGGLAGAVLAYRAAAPGVYPTALPFALALAGLGAGLFTPPFFTTALGAAGPQETGSAAGLLNAVQQLGGTLGVAVIGGVYLDAAGDARAATGAGYALGVAAVLLAVAAAAAGLMTARRARTAVPAGEAGDGAGPG; this is encoded by the coding sequence ATGTCCCGCGCCATGGGCAGCACACCTGGCACCGGTAGGTCCACCACCGGCACACCAACCAACCGCACATCCGCCGGCGCGCCCGCAGCGCCAGGAGCCCCCAGTCCGGCCGGCCCGCCCGCCGAGCCGTACCGGTGGCGCTGGATCGCACTCGCCGCACTCCTGGCAGCCGAGGCCATGAACCTCCTCGACGCCACGATCGTCCAGGTCGCCGCCCCTGTCATCCACACCGAGCTCGGCGGACCGGACGCCGGCATCCCGTGGTTCAGCGCCTCCTACACCCTGGCCTTCGCCCTCGGCCTGCTCACCGGCGCCCGCCTCGGTGACATCCACGGCCGCAAACGCGTCTTCCGCGCCGGGGTCCTCGCCTTCGCCGCGACCTCCCTGGCGTGTGCGCTCGCTCCCACCACCGCCGTGCTCATCACCCTGCGTGCTCTGCAGGGCGGCGCCGCGGCCGTGCTCGTCCCGCAGACGTTCGGGCTGATCCGCGCCATGTTCACCGGCTCCGAACTGCCCAGGGCCCTCGGCACGATCGGGCCCGTCATGGGGCTGTCAGCCGTCGCCGGTCCCGCACTCGGCGGCCTCCTCACCCACGCCGACCTGCTGGGCTCCTCCTGGCGCGCCGTCTTCCTCGTCAACCTCCCCCTCGCCGCCGCCGTCCTGGCCGTCCTACCCCGGCTGCGCGAAGACCGTGCCCCCGTCCGCCCCCGCCTGGACCCGGCGGGCACCGTACTGGCCATGCTCGGCACCGCCCTGCTGGTCTGCCCGCTCGCCACCGGCCACCCCGGGCCCGCCGCGTGGGTGACCGCCGCGGCCGGCGCCGCCGTCCTGGCGGTGTTCGTCGCCCAGCAGCGCCGTACCGCCCGCCGCGGCAGAGCCCCGCTGATCGAACCCGCCCTGCTGCGCGGCCGTGCCTTCCCCGCCGCGCTGGCCACCTCCACGCTGTTCTTCGCCGTCGTGAACGGCGTCATGACCACCGTCGTCCTCCACCTCGAACTCGGCCTCCACGACGGGCCGCTGACCGCCGGGCTCACCCTGCTGCCCTGGTCCACGGGGCTGGCCGTCGCATCATGGGCAGCCGGGTCCCACCTCGTCCCCCGGTACGGCGCCCGCGTCATGCACGCCGGCCTTGCCACCGTCGCCGGCGGGCTGGCCGGCGCCGTGCTCGCCTACCGCGCCGCTGCCCCCGGCGTCTACCCGACAGCCCTTCCGTTCGCCCTCGCACTGGCGGGGCTGGGCGCCGGGCTGTTCACACCGCCCTTCTTCACCACTGCGCTGGGGGCGGCCGGACCGCAGGAGACCGGATCCGCGGCGGGGCTGCTCAACGCCGTCCAGCAACTCGGCGGAACCCTCGGTGTCGCCGTCATCGGCGGGGTCTACCTCGATGCGGCCGGTGACGCGCGTGCCGCGACCGGGGCCGGGTACGCGCTCGGCGTGGCCGCGGTGCTCCTGGCCGTCGCCGCGGCGGCGGCCGGGCTGATGACGGCGCGCCGTGCCCGGACGGCCGTTCCCGCCGGCGAAGCGGGGGACGGGGCGGGACCGGGGTGA
- a CDS encoding VOC family protein — protein sequence MPVQLDHTIIHATDKFASARFLSELIDGPEPQAFGPFAAVPVGNGLTIDYADSLVPADAIVMQHLAFLVSEEEFDEIFGRIQERGLPYWADPHHHEPQRINHLMGGRGVYVNDPDGHAIEFLTRTHTLAGLAEAGVGAGAGAGSGA from the coding sequence GTGCCCGTACAGCTCGATCACACGATCATTCATGCCACCGACAAGTTCGCTTCGGCACGGTTCCTTTCGGAACTGATCGACGGTCCTGAGCCGCAAGCCTTCGGCCCCTTCGCCGCCGTACCGGTCGGGAACGGACTGACCATCGACTACGCCGACTCGCTCGTCCCGGCCGACGCCATCGTCATGCAGCACCTGGCGTTCCTGGTCTCCGAGGAGGAGTTCGACGAGATCTTCGGCCGTATCCAGGAGCGCGGGCTGCCCTACTGGGCCGACCCGCACCACCACGAGCCACAGCGGATCAACCACCTGATGGGCGGCCGGGGCGTCTATGTGAACGACCCGGACGGTCACGCCATCGAGTTCCTCACGCGCACCCACACCCTCGCCGGCCTCGCCGAAGCGGGCGTGGGAGCGGGGGCGGGCGCGGGCTCGGGCGCCTGA